In Vibrio lentus, a single genomic region encodes these proteins:
- the rapA gene encoding RNA polymerase-associated protein RapA, whose protein sequence is MTFALGQRWISDTESDLGLGTVVAMDARTVTVMFAASEENRVYARTDAPVTRVTFNVGDVIECQEGWSLSVEQVIEDKGILTYMGTREDTQEADVTLREIFLSNQIRFNKPQDKLYAGQIDRMDNFVLRYRALSNQYQQHKSPMRGLCGMRAGLIPHQLYIAHEVGRRHAPRVLLADEVGLGKTIEAGMIIHQQVLSGRAERILIVVPETLQHQWLVEMMRRFNLHFSIFDEERCIESFAESDNPFDTQQYVLCSLDFLRKSRKRYEQALEGEWDLLVVDEAHHLEWSQDKPSREYQVVEGLAENTSGVLLLTATPEQLGRESHFARLRLLDPDRFYDYEAFVEEEDQYAPVADAVTALFSGVKLENSAKNQITELLSEQDVEPLFRVIEGDSSEEEQALARQELIDNLMDRHGTGRVLFRNTRAAIKGFPKRNVNLLPMDIPTQYTTSMRVSGMIGGKMAPEARAMKMLYPEEIFQEFEGEDSSWWQFDSRVNWLIEKIQDKRSEKILVIASRASTALQLEQALREREGVRATVFHEVMSILERDKAAAYFAQEEGGAQVLICSEIGSEGRNFQFANQLVMFDLPFNPDLLEQRIGRLDRIGQLRDIDIHVPYLKGTSQAILARWFDEGLNAFAETCPTGRTVYDKYSDVLIEMLASGNTEQLDEVIEESAKLNQSLKSDLEKGRDRLLEMHSNGGDKAHEIAEKIASTDGDTNLVSFALSLFDTIGLNQDDKGENALVVTPSEHMMVPSYPGLPYEGATITFDRETALSREDMNFISWEHPMIQGGIDLLLSEGVGASAVSLLKNKALPVGTILLELVYLVDAQAPKRSGISQFLPKTPIRLMMDGRGNDLSAQVEFDSFNRQLSPVNRHLASKLVNSVQGEIHKLIEAGETHVLPKVEEVRQQAQKDMQTNLNGELERLQALKAVNPNIRDEELEVIEAQINELTGYISKAQVQLDSLRLIVVSHN, encoded by the coding sequence ATGACATTTGCTTTGGGGCAACGCTGGATAAGCGATACGGAGAGCGATTTAGGTTTAGGTACCGTTGTAGCAATGGATGCTCGAACAGTGACAGTAATGTTTGCAGCATCAGAAGAGAATCGTGTGTATGCACGAACGGATGCTCCCGTAACCCGAGTAACGTTTAATGTAGGCGACGTCATCGAGTGCCAAGAGGGTTGGTCTTTATCGGTTGAGCAAGTGATCGAAGACAAAGGCATTCTGACTTACATGGGTACTCGTGAAGATACTCAAGAAGCGGATGTGACTCTACGAGAAATCTTCTTAAGCAACCAAATCCGTTTTAATAAACCGCAAGATAAATTGTATGCAGGTCAAATTGATCGCATGGATAACTTTGTCTTGCGCTACCGTGCTTTAAGCAACCAATATCAACAACATAAAAGCCCAATGCGCGGCTTGTGTGGTATGCGTGCAGGTCTTATCCCTCATCAGCTTTACATTGCTCATGAAGTGGGTCGTCGTCACGCTCCGCGTGTTTTACTCGCCGATGAAGTTGGCCTAGGTAAAACCATCGAAGCGGGCATGATCATCCACCAACAGGTGTTGTCTGGCCGTGCTGAACGTATCTTGATTGTGGTGCCTGAAACGCTACAACATCAATGGTTGGTAGAGATGATGCGTCGTTTCAACCTACACTTTTCTATCTTTGATGAAGAGCGCTGCATTGAGTCTTTTGCAGAATCAGATAACCCATTTGATACTCAACAATACGTTCTGTGTTCATTGGACTTCTTACGTAAGAGCCGCAAGCGTTACGAGCAAGCTCTTGAAGGTGAGTGGGATCTATTGGTTGTCGATGAAGCACACCATCTTGAGTGGAGCCAAGATAAGCCAAGCCGTGAATACCAAGTGGTTGAAGGCTTAGCTGAAAACACATCTGGCGTACTACTACTGACAGCGACCCCTGAACAGCTTGGTCGTGAGAGCCACTTTGCGCGTCTGCGTCTGCTTGATCCTGATCGCTTCTACGATTACGAAGCATTCGTTGAAGAAGAAGACCAATACGCCCCTGTTGCTGATGCTGTAACGGCATTGTTCTCTGGCGTGAAGCTTGAAAACAGCGCGAAGAACCAAATTACAGAACTTCTGTCTGAGCAAGATGTTGAGCCTCTATTCCGCGTTATCGAAGGCGACAGCAGTGAAGAAGAGCAAGCGTTAGCTCGCCAAGAATTGATTGATAACCTTATGGATCGCCACGGTACAGGCCGTGTTCTATTTAGAAACACACGTGCTGCAATCAAAGGCTTCCCTAAGCGTAATGTAAACCTACTGCCGATGGACATTCCAACGCAGTACACAACCTCGATGCGTGTATCAGGCATGATCGGTGGCAAGATGGCGCCAGAAGCTCGTGCAATGAAGATGCTGTACCCAGAAGAGATTTTCCAAGAGTTTGAAGGTGAAGACTCAAGCTGGTGGCAGTTCGATTCACGTGTTAACTGGTTGATTGAAAAGATTCAAGATAAGCGCAGCGAGAAGATCCTAGTGATCGCGTCGCGTGCGAGTACGGCTCTGCAACTGGAACAAGCTCTACGTGAGCGTGAAGGTGTGCGTGCAACGGTATTCCACGAAGTCATGTCGATTCTAGAGCGTGATAAAGCTGCGGCTTACTTTGCTCAAGAAGAGGGCGGCGCTCAGGTGCTTATCTGTAGCGAAATCGGTTCTGAAGGTCGTAACTTCCAGTTTGCTAACCAGTTGGTGATGTTCGATTTACCGTTTAACCCAGATTTACTTGAACAACGTATTGGTCGTTTGGACCGTATCGGTCAGCTTCGTGATATCGACATTCATGTCCCTTACCTAAAAGGCACATCGCAAGCGATTCTAGCGCGTTGGTTCGATGAAGGTCTGAATGCATTCGCAGAGACTTGTCCTACTGGTCGCACAGTTTACGATAAGTATTCTGATGTACTGATTGAAATGCTGGCTTCTGGTAACACCGAGCAGCTTGATGAAGTGATTGAAGAATCAGCGAAGCTTAATCAAAGCCTGAAATCGGATCTAGAAAAAGGCCGAGATCGCCTACTAGAGATGCATTCAAATGGTGGCGATAAAGCCCATGAGATTGCAGAGAAAATTGCTTCTACCGATGGTGATACTAACCTCGTTTCTTTTGCACTGAGCTTGTTCGATACCATTGGTCTGAACCAAGATGACAAGGGTGAAAATGCGTTAGTCGTGACACCTTCTGAACACATGATGGTGCCAAGCTACCCAGGCTTACCTTATGAAGGTGCAACGATTACGTTTGACCGTGAAACAGCGCTTTCTCGTGAAGACATGAACTTCATTAGCTGGGAACACCCAATGATTCAGGGCGGTATTGATCTGCTATTGAGCGAAGGTGTGGGTGCGTCTGCGGTATCTCTACTGAAGAACAAAGCGCTGCCCGTCGGTACGATTCTACTTGAGTTGGTTTACCTTGTGGATGCACAAGCGCCAAAGCGCAGCGGTATCAGCCAGTTCCTACCTAAGACTCCGATTCGCTTGATGATGGATGGCCGTGGTAACGATTTATCTGCTCAGGTTGAATTCGATAGCTTTAACCGTCAACTCAGCCCGGTAAACCGTCATTTAGCGAGCAAGCTAGTGAACTCGGTACAAGGCGAGATTCACAAGCTAATCGAAGCAGGTGAGACGCATGTACTACCGAAGGTTGAAGAAGTTCGTCAGCAAGCTCAGAAAGATATGCAAACTAACTTGAACGGTGAGTTAGAGCGTCTACAAGCGCTTAAAGCAGTTAACCCTAACATTCGTGATGAAGAGCTAGAGGTTATCGAAGCTCAAATCAATGAACTGACGGGTTACATCAGCAAAGCTCAAGTTCAGCTGGATTCGTTACGCTTGATTGTGGTTTCTCACAACTAG